Genomic segment of Eleutherodactylus coqui strain aEleCoq1 chromosome 1, aEleCoq1.hap1, whole genome shotgun sequence:
TATTAGAGCTGACAAAACACCAGTCGGCCAACACGAAAGACAATACAATGCACCAACAATTAATGAAGTGGCGATCGTCATAGTTGGCGAAGAATTTAACTCGCGTGATATAGTTCTTCATCGCAGAGATGGTCATCTTCACCGAGTCTCCGAAACTCATCGCGCATACGATGCATTGCAATATCCAATTTTATTCTGGCAAGGAGAAGATGGATATCATTTCAACATCAAAATGAGAAATCCACAAACACATGAGGAGACCAATAAGAAAGTCAGTGCCATGAATTACTATTCATATCGATTGATGATTCGTGAGAACCcagacaatcacattttgaaatGTCGGCATTTGTTCCATCAATACATTGTCGATATGTATGCAAAAATCGAGACCGAATGACTTCTCTTCATTCGATTGAATCAAACCAAACTGCATTCAGAAGAATATATTCATTTACGTGATGCAATTGCTACTGATGGCAATCCCAATGAACTGGGAAAAATGGTCATCCTGCCGGCTACATTCACAGGAAGCCCACGGCACATGCATGAATACGCACAAGATGCAATGACTTATGTTCGCGCATATGgccgtccagattttttcataacATTCACGTGCAATCCAACGTGGGATGAAATTAAAGAACTTCTGTTGCCTGGACAATTGCCTTCGGATCGCCATGACCTCATCGCACGTGTGTTCAAacaaaaattgaaatccatgatgGATTTCATTGTCAAACATCATGTTTTTGGGAAGACACGCTGTTGGATGTATTCCATTGAATGGCAGAAAAGAGGATTACCGCATGCACACATTTTGATTTGGTTGATCGACAAAATTACACCAGACAAAATTGATGAAGTTATCTCAGCAGAAATCCCAGATTTCAACATTGATCCAGGCTTATTCGAAGTCGTTACTAAAAACATGCTTCATGGTCCATGTGGCGCAATCAACAACTATTCTCCATGCATGAAGGATGGAAAATGCACGAAACGCTATCCAAGAGACTTACATGCCGAAACTATCACTGGAAATGATGGATATCCACAATATCGTCAACGATCAACTGAAGATGGTGGCAAATTAATCACTTTAAAAGTGCGCAACAATGACATTGAagtcgataatcgttgggttgtgCCGTATTCACCATTACTCTCAAAGACGTTTAAAGCACACATCAATGTCGAGTATTGCAATTCAGTGAAATCGATCAAAtacatttgcaaatatgtcaataaAGGAAGTGATATGGCAGTTTTTGGAGTGGAAAATGCATCTGCACCAATCAATGAAATCGAACGATATCAATTGGGACGCTACATTAGTAGCAATGAAGCTGTTTGGCGTATTTTCTCATTTCCAATTCATGAACATCATCCAACAGTTGTTCATTTGGCAGTACATCTTGAAAATGAACAGCGCGTGTATTTTACAACAGAAAATGTACATGCAAGAGCATCTTCGCCACCGCAAACAACGTTAACTGCCTTCTTCTCATTGTGCAAGCATGATTTGTTCGCAGGAATGCTACTTTACTCAGAAGTGCCAAAATACTACACATAGAATGCATCAGCGAAAAACGTTCAACGTCGTAAACAGGGCAAACCAGTTGAAGGACATCTGAATTTATATTCGTCTGACACTTTAGGCCGCCTGTATTCAGTTCATCCAAACAATCAAGAATGTTTTTACTTGCGCTTACTGTTAGTTAACATGCGTGGACCGAAATCCTTCCAAGAACTGAGAACAGTAAATGGTGAAGTATGTGCGACCTATCGAGAAGCTTGCCAGCAATTAAagcttattgaaaacaatgcccattgggacacagcactcaatgatgcATCAAATACTGCTCAACCACAGCAAATACGCACATTATTTGCGATAATATTGACAACGTGTTTCCCATCCAATCCGAAAAGATCTTTGGGAAAAATACAAAGATTACATGAGTGAAGACATCCTACGTCGTTTGCGAGCAACGAATCTGAACATGCAATTCACAACAAACGTGTATAATGAGGCGTTAGTTTCGATCGAGGCTATATGTTTGGCAATCGCTAACAAAGGATTGGTGCAGTTGGGAATGTGTGCACCGAATCGAGCTGCAAATAACGCTTATGATCGTGATTTGCAACGTGAAACACACTTCGATGATTTGGGTACATTTGTTGAAAAGAATCTTCCAAAATTGCTTCCAGAACAACGCATTGTATATGACACAATCATAAAAGCAATTACAAATCAAAGCAGAGGATTGTACTTCATAGatgtgttaaggaccgttacacatgaccggtcacattaacctttcaagccttgggttccaaattagttcatacctggatgcatcagagaggccaaaaactatatgatttatagtaattagctctcacagatatgtagagatgagccgcggcaaatATTCAGCCCaccctgcttaaggcgcgta
This window contains:
- the LOC136606800 gene encoding uncharacterized protein, which produces MPADDYVVVIRADKTPVGQHERQYNAPTINEVAIVIVGEEFNSRDIVLHRRDGHLHRVSETHRAYDALQYPILFWQGEDGYHFNIKMRNPQTHEETNKKVSAMNYYSYRLMIQEYIHLRDAIATDGNPNELGKMVILPATFTGSPRHMHEYAQDAMTYVRAYGRPDFFITFTCNPTWDEIKELLLPGQLPSDRHDLIARVFKQKLKSMMDFIVKHHVFGKTRCWMYSIEWQKRGLPHAHILIWLIDKITPDKIDEVISAEIPDFNIDPGLFEVVTKNMLHGPCGAINNYSPCMKDGKCTKRYPRDLHAETITGNDGYPQYRQRSTEDGGKLITLKVRNNDIEVDNRWVVPYSPLLSKTFKAHINVEYCNSVKSIKYICKYVNKGSDMAVFGVENASAPINEIERYQLGRYISSNEAVWRIFSFPIHEHHPTVVHLAVHLENEQRVYFTTENVHARASSPPQTTLTAFFSLCKHDLFAGMLLYSEVPKYYT